GCCGAGGCGCATGATATCGCCCGCGTCACCAATCCGCGCGAGACCCTGCTGGTCGCCGATGCCCTGACCGGTCAGGACGCCGTCGAGACCGCCCGCCGCTTCCATGACCGCCTGCCGCTGACCGGCCTGGTCCTGACCCGGATGGATGGTGATGGCCGTGGCGGCGCTGCCCTTTCCATGCGCCACGTCACCGGCCTGCCGATCAAATTCCTCGGTGTGTCGGAAAAACCCGACGGGCTCGACGCCTTCGACGCCAAGCGCGTCGCCGGCCGCATCCTCGGTCGCGGTGACATCATCTCGCTGGTCGAGAAGGCCGCGCAGAATGTCGACGAGGAAAAAGCCGCCCGCATGGCCAAGAAAATGGCCAAGGGCAAATTCGATCTCGACGATTTGCGCGAACAGTTCAGCCAGCTCAAGACCATGGGCGGGCTTGGCGGGATCATGGGCATGCTGCCGGGCATGAACAAGAAGATGCAGGCCCAGGCGGCCGCTGCCGGCATGGACGACAAGATGCTGACCCGCCAGGAAGCCATCATCCTGTCGATGACCAAGCAGGAACGCGCCAAGCCGGAAATTCTGAAAGCCAGCCGCAAGAAGCGCATCGCCGCCGGTTCCGGCGTCCAGGTCGCGGACGTCAACAAGCTGATCAAGATGCACCGCCAGATGGCCGACATGATGAAGAAGGCCGCCAAGGGCGGCCGCGGCGGTCTCGCCGGCATGATGGGCGGTATGGGCGGCGGCATGCCACCAGGCATGGGCGGCCAGATGGGCGGCATGAACCCGGCCGATATGGGCCGCGCCACACAAGACCTGCTCGGCGGCAAGGCGCCATCCGGCTCACAGCTGCCTGGCCTGGGCAATTCAAACACCAGCAAGCCTGCGAGCCTGCCGGGACTGGGTGGCGGCATGCCGCTCGGTCCGGACGGGTTGCCGCTCGGTCTGCCGAAGAAATAACTGATACATGACTTTGACCCATCACATACGCGCTGACGAAGCCGACCTACTCAGGACATCTGTCGATGCTGAGGGCATGGTTTTGGCAAGAGCCGCATGTCATCACATCAAAGAGGGGTGGGTCGAAGCCGAAGCCGTTTGGATCATGCGCCGGGATCAGGCACCAGTATGCCTGACCGCAGAATGGTTCGAAACCGATTCCGGCGATCGCTATGGCGCTATCAGTGCAAAATTGGACGATGAGCCCGATGAATCTGCTGTCCAGGTTCGTGGTTGTGAAGCGTGGATTCACGACGTCGATATCCTGTCGGTTCACCACAACCAATATGGCCAACACGACGTAACAGTCGATGCCGGCGTCGAATTCAAATCTAACACCAACGAAGTGTTCAGTGTGTGTGTGGCCGACCCGCGCGACCACGATCAAAAGTTTCTCCTTATTCAAGGAGAGAACCATCATCACCGGCTCGGCGGAATGGCCATTGCTCGCCGTTGCCTGACATCTGAAATTCAAAGATCAAACTGAAGGAATACCCCTATGTCTCTGAAAATCCGTCTCGCCCGTGGTGGCGCCAAGAAGCGTCCCTATTACCGTATCGTCGTTGCCGACAGCCGTTCGCCGCGCGATGGCCGCTTCATCGAAAAGATCGGTTCCTACAACCCGATGCTGCCGAAAGACGGTCAGCGCGTCGAGCTGGACATGGAAAAGGTGAAGGCCTGGATCGCCAAGGGCGCCAAGCCGACCGATCGCGTCGGTCGCTTCATCCACCAGATCGAGGCTGACGCCTGGAAATGGGAAGCCAGCAACAACCCGCAAAAGGCCGAGCCGGGCCAGAAAGCCAAGGAACTCGCTGCCGAGAAGGCCGAGAAGGAAGCTGACCGCAAGGCTGCCGAAGAAGAAGCCAAGGCCGCCGCTGCCGCCCCGGCTGCTGAAGAAGCGCCTGCTGAAGAGGCCCCGGCCGCTGAAGCTGCTGCCGAAGAAGAAAAGTCCGAATAGGACCCTTTCTCCTGACACGCTGGGTGGACGGTCCTTCCCCTTGATGGGGAAGGTGTCCGCGCAGCGGACGGAAGGGGTGAAACGCAAAGCGTGAATTCGCCGACTGTTTCACCCACTCCGACCCCTCCTTCGCCCAGGCGACGGAGGGCCCACCTCGCCCATCGAGGGCGAGGGCCTTATCCCTCTCAGGATACACATCATGACCGAGCCCGCCGACGATCTCGTCTTTATTGCCGCCATCGCCGGCGCCCACGGTGTCCGTGGCGAGTGCAAGGTCAAGAGCTTCGCCGGCAATCCGGCTGACGCTTTCAAGTATGGCGCCTTCCTGGATATTGACGGCAAGACCATACTGACCCCCAAGGCCGCGCGTCCGGTCAAGGACGGTTTCGTGGTTCGCTTCGCCGAGCCTCTCGACCGCGACAAGGCCCAGGCCCTGAAGGGTACAAAGCTCCACGTCCTCCGTTCGGCCCTGCCGGAACTGGAAGAGGACGAATTCTACCATTCCGACCTGCTCGGCCTGAAAGTCCAGGGCCTCGACGGCGCCCCGATGGGCACTCTCAAGGCCGTCCACAATTTCGGCTCCGGCGACCTGCTGGAAATCACCGGCACGCCCGACCGCAATGGCAGCTGGATGCTCCCCTTCACCCGCGAATTCGTCCCGCATGTCTCGATTGCCGAGGGCGTGATCACGATCGACCCGCCGGAAGATGTCGGCTCGAAGGCTGAGGAAGAGGGTGGCGGAGCGCCGGATGACTGACGCCACCAGCCCTTCCCTGCCTTGGACTGCGACCGCGCTCACCCTCTTCCCGGATGCCTTTCCGGGACCGCTGGGTGTTTCGCTGATTGCAACAGCTGCGAATCATGGGTTGTGGGCGCTTGAAACTGTGGACATCCGGGATTTTTCCCGTCATAAGCACCGCTCCGTGGACGACACCCCAGCTGGCGGAGGCGCCGGTATGGTGCTCAGGCCGGATGTCGCGACGGAGGCGATTGATGCGGTGCAGTCTCGCTGGCAAGGCGGGAAACGACCGTTGATCTATTTGACGCCGCGCGGAAAGCCGCTTGCCCAGACCCGGGTTCGGGAATGGGCGAAGGGTCCGGGCGTTGTCGTGTTTTGCGGACGCTTCGAAGGCCTCGACCAGAGGGTGATCGAAAGCCGCGAGATGGAAGAGGTCAGTGTTGGCGATGCCGTACTGGCCGGGGGCGAAGCGCCCGCGCAGGTTCTCATAGAGGCCTGTGTGCGATTGCTCCCCGGCGTGTTGGGCGACCCGATGTCGACCGAAGACGAGAGTTTCGAGGGTGATCTCCTCGAATATCCTCACTACACGCGACCGCGCGTGTTCGAGGATCGGGAGATCCCGGAAGTACTGCTGTCGGGACACCATGGCCGGGTCGAGGCCTGGCGCCGGGAGCAGGCGGAAAAAATTACGAAGGCGCGTCGCCCCGACCTCTGGACGAGGTACAAGGCCCGCAAGGAGAATGCACGATGAACATGATCGAGCAGCTTGAACAAGAAGAAGCCGCCCGCGTCCTGGGTGAAAAGACAATTCCGGATTTCAGCGCCGGCGATACGCTGCGCGTCCATGTTCGCATCAAGGAAGGCGAACGTGAGCGGATCCAGGTCTTTGAAGGCGTCTGCATCGCCCGCAATGGCGGTGGCCTGAACGAGAGCTACACTGTCCGCAAGATCTCCTTCGGTGAAGGCGTCGAGCGCGTTTTCCCGCTCTACTCGCCGAATGTCGAGCAGATCGAGATCAAGCGCAAAGGTAAGGTCCGCCGCGCCAAGCTCTACTATCTGCGCGATCGTCGCGGCAAGTCGGCCCGTATCGCCGAACGCGTCACCGGTCGTGGCATCGAAAAGCGCGAGCCGAAGAAGAAGGGCTAGTCCCGCCTCTTCGCGACAGCGACACGAAAAACCCCGTCAGCCTGGCTGGCGGGGTTTTTTCTTGACTGGCAGTCAGTCCAAGCGCCTGTCCTTGCGACTGGTCCCGCCAGGCTTTCTGTGCGGAAATATCGATGCTCGCCCATCCAACTGCCTGATCACAGGATCGCCACCGACATGTCGATGACGCCGCAAGAAGCCTTTGCCCGTTCCCAATCCGGCTTCGCCGCCTATCGTGACCATCGCTTTGTCGATGCGGAATCGGTGGCCGACGCCATCCTCGCCGGACTGCCAAAGGATCCAAACGGGCTCTATCTCAAGGCCATTTGCCGGCGCGCCCGGCAGGACCGGACCGCCGCGCTGCACTGGATCAAACAGGCCTGTGATGCCGCGCCGGGCCAATTGGGTTTCGAGCTCGCAGCCGCGCAGATCCTCGGTGATCTGAAAGAGTTCGACGCAGCGCGATCTCGCTTCAAAGCGATTGCCGACGCTTTTCCGACGGCTGTCGACCCCCATCTGATGCGCGGTCTTCTGGAACGGCAGGTCGGTGATCTGGATGCGGCCCGCCAAGCCTATCAACAGGCTCTCGATCTCAGCGAGACCAACATCGAGGCCCGACGCGGCTTGGCCTGGGTCTGCGAGAACCAGCGCGACTGGGCCAGCGCCCGGATCCATGCCGATGCCGTGCTGGCCAGTGAGCCGACGGATCCGGTCGCCCTGTCCGCCCGTTCCGGTGCTGATATGGCCGATGGAAAACCGGAGGCCGCCCGAACGCTGATCGAGACCCAGTTCGATGCCAGCCGCTCGACAGCGTCCCACAATGCTTCAGTCTGGAGA
The window above is part of the Maricaulis maris MCS10 genome. Proteins encoded here:
- the ffh gene encoding signal recognition particle protein, whose translation is MFDTLTERLGGVFDKLTGRGVLSEKDVDAALREIRVALLEADVALDVVKAATKQIRERAVGEDVIRAVSPGQQVIKIVHDALVDLLGGEGEPVGLSLEGEPPIAILMAGLQGSGKTTTSAKLAKRIQETQKKKVLLASLDTRRPAAMEQLQQLAGQIDVAFLPIVPNQRAVDIAKRAMNAGRLQGFDVVILDTAGRTSIDEEMMAEAHDIARVTNPRETLLVADALTGQDAVETARRFHDRLPLTGLVLTRMDGDGRGGAALSMRHVTGLPIKFLGVSEKPDGLDAFDAKRVAGRILGRGDIISLVEKAAQNVDEEKAARMAKKMAKGKFDLDDLREQFSQLKTMGGLGGIMGMLPGMNKKMQAQAAAAGMDDKMLTRQEAIILSMTKQERAKPEILKASRKKRIAAGSGVQVADVNKLIKMHRQMADMMKKAAKGGRGGLAGMMGGMGGGMPPGMGGQMGGMNPADMGRATQDLLGGKAPSGSQLPGLGNSNTSKPASLPGLGGGMPLGPDGLPLGLPKK
- the rpsP gene encoding 30S ribosomal protein S16; this encodes MSLKIRLARGGAKKRPYYRIVVADSRSPRDGRFIEKIGSYNPMLPKDGQRVELDMEKVKAWIAKGAKPTDRVGRFIHQIEADAWKWEASNNPQKAEPGQKAKELAAEKAEKEADRKAAEEEAKAAAAAPAAEEAPAEEAPAAEAAAEEEKSE
- the rimM gene encoding ribosome maturation factor RimM (Essential for efficient processing of 16S rRNA); amino-acid sequence: MTEPADDLVFIAAIAGAHGVRGECKVKSFAGNPADAFKYGAFLDIDGKTILTPKAARPVKDGFVVRFAEPLDRDKAQALKGTKLHVLRSALPELEEDEFYHSDLLGLKVQGLDGAPMGTLKAVHNFGSGDLLEITGTPDRNGSWMLPFTREFVPHVSIAEGVITIDPPEDVGSKAEEEGGGAPDD
- the trmD gene encoding tRNA (guanosine(37)-N1)-methyltransferase TrmD, which codes for MTDATSPSLPWTATALTLFPDAFPGPLGVSLIATAANHGLWALETVDIRDFSRHKHRSVDDTPAGGGAGMVLRPDVATEAIDAVQSRWQGGKRPLIYLTPRGKPLAQTRVREWAKGPGVVVFCGRFEGLDQRVIESREMEEVSVGDAVLAGGEAPAQVLIEACVRLLPGVLGDPMSTEDESFEGDLLEYPHYTRPRVFEDREIPEVLLSGHHGRVEAWRREQAEKITKARRPDLWTRYKARKENAR
- the rplS gene encoding 50S ribosomal protein L19, yielding MNMIEQLEQEEAARVLGEKTIPDFSAGDTLRVHVRIKEGERERIQVFEGVCIARNGGGLNESYTVRKISFGEGVERVFPLYSPNVEQIEIKRKGKVRRAKLYYLRDRRGKSARIAERVTGRGIEKREPKKKG